A single region of the Thermotoga profunda AZM34c06 genome encodes:
- the bgaS gene encoding beta-galactosidase BgaS, with amino-acid sequence MFPKDFLFGASMAGFQVEMGYAGEDTDPNTDWFVWVREPENLLTGAVSGHLPEYGVGYWNNYPVLHQLAVDFGMNALRTNIEWSRIFPNSTAEVQVIAETQDGITKVEVKKEHLEKLDKLANKKAVEHYRQIFKDMKNRGLKVIVNLSHFTLPLWIHDPISVHKGQQTEKTGWVNDQTVVEFAKFAAYIAWKFDDLVDMYSTMNEPNVVSQMGYIMSRFGFPPSYFNPEMYMKSLLNQAQAHARAYDCIKSFSNKPVGIIYATSVYESMNQDREIEENATYLMNYLFLDVITNGKIFFQERQDLKNKVDFIGVNYYTRTVIDRMKSVDFGLLSLDWTIVDGYGYNCPAGGMSRDSRPVSDFGWETYPEGLLKVLRSIYGRYKLPIIVSENGVADFRDWLRPYYLIGHLYATEKAIQEGVKVLGYLHWSIVDNYEWARGYHMRFGLAETDYETKQFAPRPSMFIFREVVRNGSCEKFYRYLKSPYEIWRI; translated from the coding sequence ATGTTTCCGAAGGATTTTCTCTTTGGTGCATCAATGGCGGGTTTTCAAGTTGAAATGGGATATGCAGGCGAAGATACTGATCCAAACACGGATTGGTTTGTTTGGGTTAGAGAGCCAGAGAATCTTTTAACAGGTGCTGTCAGTGGACATCTACCAGAATACGGCGTTGGATACTGGAATAATTATCCTGTTTTGCATCAACTTGCCGTAGATTTTGGAATGAATGCGCTTAGAACCAATATTGAATGGTCCAGGATCTTTCCAAACTCGACCGCTGAAGTTCAGGTTATTGCAGAAACTCAGGATGGAATAACAAAAGTAGAAGTAAAAAAAGAGCACCTTGAAAAACTCGACAAGTTGGCAAATAAAAAAGCCGTTGAACACTACAGACAGATTTTCAAAGATATGAAAAATCGTGGATTGAAGGTCATAGTCAATCTGTCTCACTTTACACTTCCATTGTGGATCCACGATCCAATATCTGTTCACAAAGGTCAACAAACGGAAAAAACAGGATGGGTGAACGATCAAACTGTAGTAGAATTTGCAAAATTCGCTGCATATATCGCCTGGAAATTCGATGATCTTGTGGACATGTACTCGACAATGAATGAGCCAAATGTTGTGAGTCAGATGGGGTACATAATGAGTAGATTTGGCTTTCCACCTTCCTATTTCAACCCAGAAATGTACATGAAGAGTCTTTTGAATCAAGCTCAAGCTCATGCACGTGCATACGATTGTATCAAGTCATTTAGCAACAAACCAGTTGGAATAATTTATGCCACTTCAGTTTATGAATCTATGAATCAGGACAGAGAGATTGAAGAAAATGCCACTTATTTGATGAACTATCTTTTCTTGGATGTTATCACCAACGGTAAGATCTTCTTCCAGGAGCGTCAAGATTTGAAGAACAAAGTTGATTTCATCGGGGTGAATTACTATACAAGAACGGTAATAGACCGGATGAAGTCGGTTGATTTTGGTTTGTTGTCACTCGATTGGACTATTGTAGATGGTTATGGGTACAACTGTCCAGCTGGTGGCATGTCGAGAGATTCAAGACCGGTGAGTGACTTTGGTTGGGAGACATATCCAGAGGGTTTACTCAAGGTTCTCAGATCAATTTACGGTAGATATAAACTGCCTATCATTGTGAGTGAGAATGGTGTTGCAGATTTTAGAGACTGGCTCAGACCATACTATTTAATAGGACATCTCTATGCCACAGAGAAAGCCATCCAGGAAGGTGTGAAGGTGCTTGGATATTTACATTGGTCAATTGTCGATAACTATGAGTGGGCAAGGGGATATCACATGCGTTTTGGTCTTGCAGAAACAGATTATGAAACAAAACAATTCGCTCCAAGACCATCGATGTTCATTTTCAGAGAGGTTGTAAGAAATGGCAGTTGTGAGAAATTTTATAGGTACTTAAAATCACCTTATGAAATATGGAGAATCTGA
- a CDS encoding heavy metal translocating P-type ATPase → MRKRYQLENLHCPDCAAKIEKVLSKTEGVRKVNLNFSLGVLDVDSEYDIDVEKIIHSVEDDIKIVESNKRKYVEFLPLLFAVVLLILSITLNIWYLLILTYLLAGYDVLLRAFKNIKKGFVLDENFLMSIATIGAIFLKQYEEAVAVMILYKIGELLQQMAVNRSRRSIKSLVEAMPKQAWLVQNSQLQRVDPKDLEVGQMILVKPGEKVPVDGIVVEGSSYLDVSPITGESTPRYVTISDKVPAGVIVKEKSIKLQVLKKYEDSSMTNIIKLVEDAAERKAKTEKFITVFARYYTPVVVSLAIFTSFVIPLLTGQSVKPWINRGLILLVISCPCALVLAIPLAYFAAIGKLSKNGVLVKGATFLDVLANIKNVVFDKTGTLTHGDFEISKINGMNGFSQDEILMYSAHAEVNSNHPVARSIVKAFPYIDHSAVKDFHEINGLGVRCSVNGKVIHVGNDKLLHLEQIPHPQDVCDLGKESAVHVAIDKEYAGNIYLNERLKKTSEKAVKLLQERGINVHILTGDGKEKTSTISERLYGINYHAQLLPENKLEILENKIMKTGKTAFVGDGINDTPALARADVGMAMNGFGNDAAIEVADVVVMSGEPIKVVESIDTARFTKKIVLQNIIFAIAMKSFFIILAIAGKATMWEGVFADTGVALLCTINSMRILLSRKKVG, encoded by the coding sequence ATGAGAAAACGTTACCAATTGGAGAATTTACATTGCCCCGACTGCGCGGCAAAGATCGAAAAAGTTTTATCAAAAACAGAAGGTGTGAGAAAAGTGAATTTGAATTTTTCCTTAGGTGTGTTGGATGTCGATTCTGAATATGATATTGATGTTGAAAAGATAATCCACTCCGTTGAAGATGACATCAAGATAGTCGAGAGTAACAAAAGAAAATACGTAGAATTTCTTCCTTTGCTGTTTGCAGTTGTTTTACTTATCTTGTCTATTACTCTCAATATTTGGTATTTGCTTATTCTGACATACCTTTTGGCAGGTTATGATGTTTTGTTAAGGGCATTCAAAAATATTAAAAAAGGTTTTGTTCTTGATGAGAATTTCTTAATGAGTATAGCCACAATCGGAGCCATCTTCTTGAAACAGTATGAAGAGGCTGTTGCGGTGATGATTTTATACAAAATCGGTGAGTTATTGCAACAAATGGCTGTCAATCGCTCACGGAGATCTATAAAATCTCTCGTTGAAGCCATGCCAAAACAAGCTTGGCTTGTTCAAAACTCTCAACTCCAACGAGTTGACCCAAAAGATCTCGAAGTGGGACAGATGATTTTGGTAAAACCAGGTGAAAAGGTACCGGTAGATGGAATCGTTGTAGAAGGCAGTAGTTATCTTGATGTTTCACCAATAACGGGTGAATCTACACCGAGATATGTGACTATCTCGGACAAGGTCCCCGCAGGAGTAATAGTAAAAGAAAAGTCTATAAAACTGCAGGTACTGAAAAAATATGAAGATTCTTCAATGACAAATATCATCAAATTAGTAGAGGACGCAGCCGAGAGAAAGGCGAAGACCGAGAAATTCATCACCGTCTTTGCCCGTTATTATACACCCGTTGTTGTATCATTGGCGATCTTCACATCTTTTGTAATACCTCTGTTGACAGGGCAAAGTGTGAAACCATGGATCAATCGTGGATTGATCTTGCTTGTTATTTCGTGTCCATGTGCGCTTGTGTTGGCAATACCTCTGGCTTATTTTGCTGCGATAGGAAAGTTATCAAAGAACGGTGTTTTGGTAAAGGGTGCGACTTTTTTGGATGTTCTGGCTAATATTAAAAATGTTGTCTTCGACAAGACTGGTACTTTGACACATGGAGATTTTGAGATATCAAAGATAAATGGCATGAACGGTTTTTCACAAGATGAGATACTGATGTACTCGGCTCATGCTGAGGTTAATTCAAACCATCCTGTTGCCAGATCGATAGTTAAGGCATTTCCATATATCGATCATTCTGCCGTCAAGGACTTTCATGAAATAAACGGGTTAGGAGTTAGATGTTCTGTAAACGGTAAGGTAATTCACGTTGGAAATGATAAACTCTTACATTTAGAACAAATTCCACACCCACAAGATGTGTGCGATCTGGGTAAAGAATCTGCTGTGCACGTCGCTATCGATAAAGAATATGCAGGTAACATTTATCTAAATGAGAGGCTTAAGAAAACCTCTGAAAAGGCTGTGAAGTTGCTCCAAGAAAGGGGTATAAATGTACATATTCTCACAGGTGATGGCAAGGAAAAGACATCGACTATATCAGAAAGACTCTATGGGATTAATTACCATGCACAACTACTCCCAGAAAATAAACTCGAAATACTTGAAAACAAAATAATGAAAACAGGAAAAACCGCGTTTGTAGGAGATGGAATAAATGATACGCCCGCATTGGCAAGGGCAGATGTTGGCATGGCAATGAATGGATTTGGTAATGATGCAGCTATCGAAGTGGCAGATGTTGTCGTAATGAGTGGAGAACCTATAAAGGTTGTTGAATCAATAGACACTGCCAGGTTCACAAAGAAGATTGTCCTGCAGAATATAATTTTTGCGATTGCAATGAAATCTTTTTTCATAATTCTTGCAATAGCCGGTAAGGCAACCATGTGGGAAGGCGTTTTCGCAGATACTGGTGTGGCACTTTTGTGTACCATCAATTCAATGAGAATATTGCTTTCGAGAAAAAAGGTGGGTTAA
- a CDS encoding ArsR/SmtB family transcription factor — MNKYLCSIDQVHKDRVKKVIEKLEDIQSINDMSVLFSTFSDPTRLKILLALEKMELCGCDLCAITNATKSAISHQMRILKMTKLVKSKRQGKQVFYSLADQHVIELLKAALEHVKEEQR; from the coding sequence GTGAATAAATATCTCTGTTCAATCGACCAAGTACACAAAGATCGGGTCAAAAAAGTCATCGAGAAACTCGAAGATATTCAGTCAATAAACGATATGTCAGTTTTGTTCTCAACCTTTTCAGATCCTACGAGACTGAAAATTTTACTTGCCCTTGAAAAAATGGAGTTGTGTGGCTGTGATCTATGTGCCATTACGAATGCCACAAAATCTGCGATATCTCACCAAATGAGGATTTTGAAGATGACAAAACTGGTTAAGAGTAAAAGACAGGGAAAACAAGTTTTTTACTCACTCGCCGATCAACATGTAATAGAACTTTTGAAGGCTGCTCTTGAGCATGTGAAGGAGGAACAAAGATGA
- a CDS encoding tetratricopeptide repeat-containing glycosyltransferase family 2 protein, translating into MKENSCLLSVAMIVKDEEHNIRRALESIKDVADEIVVVDTGSSDNTPNIVREYTDKLYFHPWKNDFSEARNNSLKYPTCEWVFIFDADEEVSEDFKNGIREFLRSLSKDVNTVYLPTLSYLDWDFKRTETASTPRIFRNGTVHYENIVHNQAIYKPKVVNANFLIYHYGYIWTRKLKKQKYERTATLIRKHLEQCKNDQERLYYLIQLYKTEKTGGKPHQAAEAGWQALQLMRRSTSIPAIGLEFLYIFSIDLVNAGLDDLAIQLAQTAINATPEYPDPYLAMLNAYLKKQEWKKVIEYHEKFKKAVENASKNIEKFGWTIMSFKDIPMADLGAMIAYTVLEKYEELNKLAQERFSKNDDLSVNMIQYLINKIAEKDIEKSLPTLKYLTDFVKRKQLRVNMQPVYEKIVEKRIPVNLSDVIVKDVTSFSYALLKRIDTKQDLMLELLCSGNLENVVKENGVGGLLLVYSLLDHSQKKSFIEKFVEDEDLVVRGVAKAILADHFLKESKFLEAVRLYRDAIQLVPELSQFIKPIVEDLKTRLDSTIGGVYEELYNFYSKQKEFLVDFKKYLGNEVNKLYLLSDNDIALYVSAVNTKDESKAIELLDRIKEPSRFPMYYYRLAKLYSKKDKKKSLSYHIKAVEENEKLADISVGRFVYTGLYPNTELNWFNGEDEILWVGNISEKFTTFGVIHPIRAWFKAKNGLIYAKPYPIDESLKAYENFEKESYKQLPLRVQSTELYETLSKVDWHDVRMNEQLENFKDIFSDLGIELNEKSENILIISGIEQAVELKNLVSNAKRIILFHHVPNLSDENDTVWYYPGFRILRTTTKIKEELMSLGFKIKAIESFTNGLKAVIAEH; encoded by the coding sequence GTGAAAGAAAATTCTTGCTTATTGTCTGTTGCGATGATCGTCAAAGATGAAGAACACAATATTCGAAGGGCTTTGGAAAGTATAAAAGATGTGGCAGATGAGATTGTTGTTGTCGATACGGGTTCGAGTGATAACACTCCAAATATCGTGCGAGAATATACAGACAAACTCTATTTTCATCCATGGAAAAACGATTTCTCTGAAGCACGAAACAACTCTTTGAAATATCCAACCTGCGAGTGGGTATTCATATTCGATGCCGACGAAGAAGTCTCAGAGGATTTTAAAAATGGAATAAGAGAATTTTTGAGATCCCTTTCAAAGGATGTAAACACAGTTTATCTTCCGACTCTGAGCTACCTTGATTGGGACTTCAAACGCACAGAAACAGCCTCGACACCACGTATTTTCAGAAACGGAACAGTTCATTATGAAAACATCGTACACAACCAGGCAATTTACAAACCAAAGGTTGTGAATGCAAATTTTTTGATCTACCATTATGGTTACATCTGGACGAGAAAACTCAAGAAGCAAAAATACGAGCGAACCGCAACACTAATAAGAAAACACTTGGAACAATGCAAGAACGATCAGGAAAGACTGTATTATCTCATTCAACTGTATAAAACAGAGAAGACCGGTGGTAAACCGCACCAAGCTGCTGAAGCGGGTTGGCAGGCTTTGCAACTCATGAGGAGATCGACTTCTATCCCCGCGATTGGTTTGGAATTCTTGTATATCTTCTCAATCGACTTAGTCAATGCTGGTCTGGATGATCTTGCGATACAGCTTGCTCAAACTGCCATAAATGCAACCCCAGAGTATCCTGATCCATATTTAGCCATGCTGAATGCCTATCTCAAAAAACAGGAGTGGAAAAAGGTAATTGAATATCATGAAAAATTCAAAAAAGCCGTTGAAAATGCTTCAAAGAATATCGAGAAATTCGGATGGACGATCATGTCTTTCAAGGATATTCCAATGGCAGATCTTGGAGCGATGATCGCCTATACCGTGCTTGAAAAATATGAAGAGCTCAACAAACTCGCTCAGGAAAGGTTTTCGAAGAATGACGATCTTTCTGTAAATATGATTCAATATCTGATCAACAAGATCGCAGAAAAAGATATCGAAAAATCTCTACCAACTTTGAAGTATTTGACAGATTTTGTAAAGAGAAAACAACTTAGAGTGAATATGCAACCTGTATACGAGAAAATCGTTGAGAAGAGAATTCCTGTAAACCTTTCAGATGTCATCGTTAAAGATGTCACCTCATTCAGCTATGCACTTTTGAAGAGGATTGACACTAAGCAAGATCTCATGCTGGAATTGTTGTGTTCCGGGAATTTAGAGAATGTCGTAAAAGAAAATGGCGTGGGTGGTCTACTCTTGGTATACTCACTGCTCGATCACTCTCAGAAAAAATCATTCATAGAGAAATTTGTAGAAGATGAGGATCTTGTTGTGCGTGGTGTTGCCAAAGCAATCTTAGCAGATCATTTTCTCAAAGAATCAAAATTCCTGGAAGCGGTGAGATTATACAGAGACGCCATACAACTTGTACCTGAACTATCGCAATTCATCAAACCAATAGTAGAAGATTTGAAAACCAGATTAGACTCAACAATAGGTGGGGTCTATGAAGAGTTGTACAATTTTTATTCAAAACAAAAGGAATTTTTAGTTGATTTTAAGAAGTACTTGGGGAATGAAGTGAATAAACTCTATTTGCTCTCCGATAATGACATCGCTTTATATGTTTCTGCCGTTAACACTAAGGATGAAAGTAAGGCAATAGAATTACTTGATAGAATAAAGGAACCTTCAAGATTTCCCATGTATTACTACAGGCTCGCAAAACTCTATTCTAAAAAAGACAAAAAGAAATCGTTATCTTATCACATAAAAGCTGTAGAAGAAAATGAAAAACTCGCAGACATATCTGTTGGAAGATTTGTTTACACGGGTTTGTACCCAAACACGGAACTTAATTGGTTCAACGGTGAAGACGAAATTCTGTGGGTTGGTAACATATCAGAAAAATTCACCACCTTCGGCGTCATTCATCCTATCAGGGCATGGTTTAAAGCAAAAAATGGTTTGATCTATGCGAAACCTTATCCAATCGATGAGTCACTCAAGGCTTATGAAAATTTTGAAAAAGAATCTTATAAACAACTCCCATTGAGAGTTCAATCGACCGAGCTTTACGAAACGCTTTCGAAGGTTGATTGGCATGACGTGAGAATGAATGAGCAGTTAGAGAATTTCAAAGATATTTTCTCAGATCTTGGCATCGAATTGAATGAGAAATCAGAAAATATTCTCATAATATCTGGCATTGAACAGGCTGTGGAATTGAAAAACCTGGTTTCTAATGCTAAACGGATCATCCTGTTTCATCATGTGCCTAATCTTTCAGATGAAAACGACACGGTCTGGTATTATCCTGGTTTCCGCATTCTCAGGACAACAACTAAAATCAAAGAAGAATTGATGTCGCTTGGTTTTAAGATTAAGGCTATAGAATCTTTCACAAATGGTTTGAAAGCTGTTATTGCAGAACATTAA